Proteins encoded together in one Haloarcula rubripromontorii window:
- a CDS encoding glycosyltransferase family 4 protein has translation MTTDCVIVSQRYPPEKGGNASRIHDTAVNLGDGFDVTVLAPSSCYPPGNFERTWKRKQTDRDKGVVVHRLWTWQPQRENPSLLRRLPYYLIFALHAALWLVLNFRQYDVVMTSTPPITTGFPGLVAAAIGTPWVIDVRDLWIENSIALGYISADSPLVTAGRTFQRLALHSADRITVTTETLGDAVADTYGSELRDRVQVIPNGVDINRFSSVSTPESSGSRIVYTGNIGSAQALEPCIRAMQHVSSDDAVLQLVGDGDEVSRLKDVTARLGLEDRVEFVGLVDRDRIPEILDTATIGLAPIKDSPELDYAIPTKLYEYMACSLPVVVTGRGEIKRLATDTDAGIHTEPTPESIGAAIDSLLENPDKRVAMGRDGYRVVSEAYDRQAIAGRLGEVFRTLKTDERLESYTAPDPDHD, from the coding sequence ATGACGACTGACTGCGTCATCGTCTCTCAGCGGTATCCCCCTGAAAAGGGCGGCAATGCATCCAGAATTCACGACACAGCCGTCAATCTCGGTGACGGCTTCGACGTGACCGTTCTGGCGCCGTCCAGCTGTTACCCACCGGGAAACTTCGAACGGACTTGGAAGCGAAAACAGACAGACCGCGATAAGGGTGTGGTCGTCCACCGTCTGTGGACGTGGCAGCCACAGAGAGAGAACCCCTCTCTGCTTCGTCGACTTCCATACTACCTGATATTCGCACTGCATGCGGCTCTCTGGCTAGTCTTGAATTTCCGGCAGTACGACGTTGTCATGACATCTACGCCACCAATCACCACTGGGTTCCCCGGACTCGTGGCTGCTGCCATTGGAACTCCCTGGGTGATCGATGTCCGCGACCTGTGGATTGAGAACTCAATCGCCCTCGGATACATTTCAGCAGACAGTCCCCTGGTAACAGCCGGTCGTACGTTCCAGCGCCTTGCGCTGCACTCCGCCGACCGCATTACGGTAACGACTGAGACCCTTGGGGATGCAGTCGCTGACACGTACGGGAGCGAGCTCAGGGACCGGGTTCAAGTCATCCCGAACGGTGTTGACATCAACCGGTTTTCTTCGGTATCGACCCCTGAAAGCAGCGGTTCCCGAATTGTTTACACCGGGAATATCGGGAGTGCGCAGGCACTCGAACCGTGTATCCGGGCAATGCAACACGTTTCAAGCGACGATGCAGTGCTTCAGTTGGTTGGCGACGGGGACGAGGTGTCTCGGCTCAAAGATGTGACAGCCCGACTTGGGCTTGAAGACCGCGTAGAGTTTGTCGGACTGGTGGACCGTGATCGAATCCCGGAGATTCTTGATACTGCAACTATCGGATTGGCTCCAATCAAGGACAGTCCAGAGCTGGACTACGCGATACCCACGAAGCTCTACGAGTACATGGCGTGCTCGCTACCCGTCGTCGTCACCGGAAGAGGGGAAATCAAGCGGCTCGCAACGGACACAGACGCAGGGATTCACACAGAACCCACTCCAGAGAGCATTGGGGCAGCGATTGACAGTCTCCTCGAAAACCCCGACAAGCGAGTGGCGATGGGTCGAGACGGATACAGAGTCGTCTCCGAAGCGTATGATCGGCAGGCCATCGCGGGTCGACTTGGCGAGGTGTTTCGGACATTGAAGACAGATGAACGACTGGAATCGTACACGGCCCCAGACCCAGACCATGACTGA